From the Zonotrichia leucophrys gambelii isolate GWCS_2022_RI chromosome 10, RI_Zleu_2.0, whole genome shotgun sequence genome, one window contains:
- the ARRDC4 gene encoding arrestin domain-containing protein 4 yields the protein MAAAGPGPGAGGAVKTLALVLEDEARRGGGGGGGYCSGDTVSGQVLLELAGPLPLRGLRLEAAGRARVAWSESPGAVPGAGTWGVAVRAPGPGPRREAEVRYLDIRQSLLRDPPEGEENLILLDGRHEFPFSFQLPQEPLVTSFTGKYGSIQYYVKAVLERPAVPDQSVQTELQIISHIDVSSPALLTPVLRSQEKMVGCWFFTSGPVSLSAKIERKGYCNGEAIPIYAEIENCSSRLIVPKAAIFQTQTYLASGKTKTFRQMVANVRGNHIASGSTDTWNGKTLKIPPVSPSILDCCIIRVEYSLAVYIHIPGAKKLMIEMPVVIGTIPCIGFSSRNSSITSQFSMDMSWLALTMPEQPEAPPNYADVVSEEEFSRHVPAYPPPIDCEEQLCCPVFAYIQEFRFQPPPLYSEIDPHPTDVEEVQPVSFML from the exons AtggcggcggccgggccgggccccggggccggcggcgcGGTGAAGACGCTGGCCCTGGTGCTGGAGGACGAGGCCCGGcgcggcggaggcggcggcggcggctaCTGCAGCGGCGACACGGTGTcggggcaggtgctgctggagctggcggGGCCGCTGCCGCTCCGCGGGCTGCGCCTGGAGGCCGCGGGCCGGGCGCGCGTCGCTTGGAGCGAGAGCCCCGGCGCGGTGCCCGGGGCAGGCACGTGGGGGGTGGCGGTGcgggccccggggccggggccgcggcgggaGGCGGAGGTGCGGTACCTGGACATCCGGCAGAGCCTCCTGCGGGATCCGCCCGAAG GTGAGGAAAACTTAATTCTTCTAGATGGAAGACACGAATTTCCGTTCAGCTTTCAGCTCCCTCAAGA ACCTCTGGTGACCTCCTTTACTGGGAAGTATGGCAGTATCCAGTACTACGTGAAAGCAGTGCTGGAGAGGCCTGCTGTGCCTGACCAGAGCgtgcagacagagctgcagatCATCAGCCATATCGATGTCAGCTCACCAGCTCTCCTG ACACCTGTTCTAAGAAGTCAGGAGAAGATGGTTGGCTGTTGGTTTTTCACCTCTGGGCCAGTGTCTCTCAGTGCCAAAATTGAGAGGAAGGGATACTGTAATG GGGAAGCCATCCCAATCTATGCAGAAATTGAGAACTGCTCTTCTCGTTTGATTGTTCCAAAAGCTGCCATTTTCCAAACACAAACTTACCTGGCCAGTGGGAAGACAAAAACCTTCCGTCAGATGGTTGCCAATGTCCGAGGAAACCACATTGCCTCTGGGAGTACAGATACCTGGAATGGGAAAACTCTGAAAATCCCACCTGTATCCCCATCTATACTTGACTGCTGCATTATTAGAGTAGAATATTCATTAGCT GTGTATATCCATATTCCTGGTGCTAAGAAATTGATGATTGAAATGCCTGTGGTGATTGGCACTATTCCATGTATTGGATTTTCAAGCAGAAACTCCAGCATTACCAGCCAGTTTAGTATGGATATGAGTTGGCTGGCATTGACCATGCCTGAACAGCCTGAAG CACCACCAAATTATGCTGATGTAGTGTCTGAGGAAGAGTTTTCCAGACATGTTCCTGCTTATCCACCTCCCATTGACTGTGAGGAACAGTTGTGTTGTCCTGTCTTTGCTTACATACAAGAGTTCCGGTTTCAGCCTCCACCTCTTTATTCAGag ATTGATCCACATCCAACTGATGTAGAAGAAGTTCAGCCCGTTTCATTCATGCTCTGA